The Shewanella mangrovisoli genome has a window encoding:
- the yjjX gene encoding inosine/xanthosine triphosphatase, with amino-acid sequence MQQNIIKVIIGSKNPVKINAAANAMALLFPDYEIQTQGMDAPSGVPAQPMTDSDTRQGAVNRVNYCQQHAEADYYFAMEGGVDCFEFGPATFAYIAIAHQTRLSIGRGALLPLPMQVYQALEAGEELGHVMDRLFNTVNIKQKGGAIGLLTHGHATRESNYTQAIILAMVPFLNPELYP; translated from the coding sequence ATGCAACAAAACATCATCAAAGTGATCATCGGTTCGAAAAACCCCGTCAAAATAAACGCGGCGGCCAATGCCATGGCGCTGCTCTTCCCCGACTATGAGATCCAAACTCAAGGCATGGATGCGCCTTCGGGCGTCCCCGCGCAACCCATGACAGATAGCGACACCCGCCAAGGTGCAGTCAATCGCGTTAACTACTGCCAACAACATGCTGAAGCGGATTATTACTTTGCGATGGAAGGTGGCGTCGATTGTTTCGAGTTTGGTCCTGCGACCTTCGCCTATATTGCGATTGCCCACCAAACCCGTTTGAGCATTGGTCGAGGCGCCTTGTTGCCGCTACCTATGCAGGTCTATCAGGCACTCGAGGCGGGTGAAGAGTTGGGGCATGTGATGGATAGACTGTTTAATACGGTTAACATCAAACAAAAAGGCGGCGCAATCGGCCTGCTCACCCACGGCCACGCCACCCGTGAGAGCAATTACACCCAAGCGATCATCCTCGCCATGGTGCCCTTTTTAAATCCTGAGCTGTACCCTTAA
- a CDS encoding bifunctional helix-turn-helix transcriptional regulator/GNAT family N-acetyltransferase, producing the protein MAQLWLTLMAFNPTMANDPGSSSQLRHLSRYMVRHLGMLNAAFGDLPLSPVQAHALFEIGNQPQTIKELACKLSIDKSNASRAIKHLVDKNLAQSQMHPRDNRCLVVQLTSAGKKLLAKLDSQQNQLFQEILAQLTPEQIQQIEQALMQYNQAIHKAKQQSGCLIREATATDDAAIAQVIRAVSAEYGLTADKGYSVADPTLDCLSQIYSQPGAKYWVIEHEGQVVGGAGIAPLANNAGICELQKMYFMPEIRGKGLAKRLALQALEFARESGYQSCYLETTALLKEALKLYEHLGFNYLSTPLGNTGHDACEIPMLLPLHAELNE; encoded by the coding sequence ATGGCTCAACTTTGGTTAACCCTGATGGCATTCAATCCGACTATGGCAAATGATCCCGGCTCATCTAGCCAACTGAGACACCTTTCCCGCTATATGGTCAGACACTTAGGCATGCTCAATGCGGCCTTTGGCGATTTACCTCTGTCTCCTGTACAGGCACACGCCTTGTTTGAGATAGGCAATCAACCGCAAACCATTAAGGAACTCGCCTGCAAACTGAGCATAGATAAATCCAATGCTAGCCGCGCGATCAAACACTTAGTCGATAAAAACCTCGCCCAGAGCCAAATGCATCCGCGGGATAATCGCTGCCTCGTCGTACAACTCACGAGCGCAGGTAAAAAGCTGCTCGCAAAATTAGATAGCCAGCAAAATCAACTCTTTCAAGAAATCTTGGCCCAGCTGACCCCTGAGCAAATTCAACAAATCGAGCAAGCTCTTATGCAATACAACCAAGCCATACACAAAGCCAAACAACAATCGGGTTGCCTTATCCGTGAAGCGACCGCCACCGATGATGCCGCCATTGCCCAAGTGATCCGCGCGGTTTCCGCCGAATATGGTTTAACTGCAGATAAAGGCTATAGCGTGGCTGACCCAACCTTAGATTGTTTAAGCCAAATCTATTCGCAGCCGGGCGCCAAATACTGGGTGATAGAACATGAAGGCCAAGTCGTTGGCGGCGCAGGGATTGCGCCACTGGCTAATAATGCAGGCATTTGTGAACTGCAAAAGATGTACTTTATGCCCGAGATCCGCGGTAAAGGCTTAGCCAAGCGCTTAGCGCTGCAGGCCCTCGAGTTCGCCCGTGAATCGGGTTATCAGAGCTGCTATCTCGAAACCACCGCATTACTCAAAGAGGCCCTAAAACTCTACGAACACTTAGGGTTTAACTACTTGAGCACACCACTTGGCAATACTGGCCACGACGCCTGCGAGATCCCAATGCTATTGCCACTGCACGCCGAACTGAATGAATAG
- a CDS encoding serine hydrolase domain-containing protein, whose product MRLSVIGSLLSGLLLLPSANSVGEPFETAIVSESAHGGQSVKLESQTASSDSKLGEIKSLIQAAIMDSPQPFSGSVILLEEGKPLLELQKGEGINQDSRFVMASLSKQITATLVLQAFDAGKLDLNQTLNHYLFGVLDAESKALKAIDANANAGALNPNRYDERITLHQLLNHTSGVDKLGKPNRFVPSSQFEYSNLGYSLLGQVLEKVNHQSFTKQVAQFAARYQLNGLSAEQGSLEAIQAKVPSLAVGLQESEVIAPSELVIDEALLPAGGLIASPATYAAFQQQLHAGKLLSPESYQMMTTAYIELPFLWPNMRYGYGIRINKDNDLVEYSHTGYVSGYMSMTLHYPEYNLDLVMLENLSLNLNDRNRVFELHNQIRQIIRSQLLLTTPSLHKV is encoded by the coding sequence ATGCGTTTGAGTGTTATCGGCTCCCTGCTATCGGGGTTGTTATTACTCCCAAGTGCCAATAGTGTTGGCGAGCCGTTTGAAACTGCGATTGTGTCGGAAAGCGCGCATGGCGGTCAGTCAGTTAAGCTTGAAAGCCAAACTGCATCTTCGGACTCTAAGCTCGGGGAGATTAAGAGTTTAATCCAAGCGGCGATAATGGATTCGCCGCAGCCATTTAGTGGCAGCGTTATTCTGCTTGAAGAGGGAAAACCACTGCTTGAATTACAAAAGGGCGAAGGAATTAATCAAGACTCGCGCTTTGTGATGGCATCACTCTCGAAACAAATTACCGCAACGCTAGTGTTGCAGGCATTCGATGCAGGGAAACTCGATTTAAATCAAACGCTAAACCATTACCTTTTTGGCGTTCTTGACGCGGAATCTAAGGCGCTAAAAGCCATTGATGCGAATGCCAATGCGGGGGCTTTGAATCCCAACCGATATGACGAACGCATTACTTTGCACCAACTGCTGAACCATACATCGGGTGTCGATAAACTGGGTAAGCCCAATCGGTTCGTTCCTAGCAGCCAGTTTGAATACTCCAATTTGGGTTATTCACTGCTTGGGCAAGTGCTGGAGAAGGTCAATCATCAATCTTTTACCAAGCAGGTGGCACAATTTGCTGCGCGATACCAACTCAATGGCTTAAGTGCCGAGCAGGGCAGCCTTGAGGCGATTCAAGCCAAAGTGCCTAGTCTGGCGGTGGGATTGCAGGAAAGCGAAGTGATTGCACCTTCTGAGCTGGTGATTGATGAAGCGTTATTGCCCGCAGGGGGATTGATTGCCTCGCCAGCCACTTATGCCGCCTTTCAGCAGCAATTACATGCTGGTAAGTTGTTAAGCCCTGAAAGTTATCAGATGATGACCACTGCCTATATCGAGCTGCCATTTTTATGGCCGAATATGCGCTACGGTTATGGGATAAGGATCAATAAGGACAATGACTTAGTCGAATATAGTCATACGGGTTATGTCTCGGGTTATATGTCGATGACGCTGCATTATCCCGAATATAATCTGGACTTAGTCATGCTGGAAAATCTCTCCTTAAACCTTAATGACCGTAACCGGGTATTTGAACTGCATAATCAGATACGTCAAATCATTCGCAGTCAGTTACTACTGACTACACCATCTCTGCATAAGGTTTAA
- the nqrF gene encoding NADH:ubiquinone reductase (Na(+)-transporting) subunit F, whose amino-acid sequence MEMAIGIGMFTLVVCLLVIVILIAKKKLVTTGEITIGINDDAEKSIKVAAGDKLLGALASKNIFIPSACGGGGTCGQCRVKVKSGGGDILPTEQGHITKKEAKEGCRLACQVAVKTDMELELEEEIFGVKKWQCEVISNDNKATFIKELLLKLPEGEDVHFKAGGYIQIEAPAHVVKYADFDIPAKYRDDWEKYGLFDLVSTVNEDVLRAYSMANYPDEKGRIMLNVRIATPPSANVPPGKMSSYIFNLKAGDKVTISGPFGEFFVKETDAEMVFIGGGAGMAPMRSHIFDQLKSKKTKRKMSFWYGARSTREVFYQQDFDALAAENDNFVWHVALSEPLPEDNWTGYTGFIHNVIYENYLKHHKAPEDCEYYMCGPPIMNSSVIRMLESLGVEPENILLDDFGD is encoded by the coding sequence ATGGAAATGGCAATAGGCATAGGCATGTTCACCTTAGTGGTGTGCCTACTGGTGATAGTAATCCTTATCGCCAAAAAGAAATTAGTGACTACTGGTGAGATCACTATTGGGATTAACGACGATGCCGAGAAAAGCATTAAAGTTGCCGCGGGCGACAAGCTGCTTGGCGCCTTAGCGAGCAAGAATATTTTTATTCCCTCGGCCTGTGGTGGCGGCGGTACCTGCGGCCAGTGTCGGGTGAAAGTCAAATCGGGCGGTGGTGATATTCTGCCAACAGAACAAGGGCATATCACTAAAAAAGAAGCCAAAGAAGGTTGTCGTCTCGCCTGCCAAGTGGCGGTGAAAACCGATATGGAACTTGAGCTAGAGGAAGAAATCTTCGGCGTGAAGAAGTGGCAATGTGAGGTGATCTCAAACGATAACAAGGCCACTTTTATCAAAGAGTTACTGCTAAAACTGCCCGAAGGTGAAGACGTACACTTTAAGGCGGGTGGCTATATTCAAATTGAAGCGCCAGCCCATGTGGTGAAGTACGCCGATTTTGATATTCCGGCTAAGTACCGCGACGATTGGGAAAAATACGGCTTGTTCGACCTAGTCTCCACCGTCAATGAAGACGTGCTGCGCGCCTATTCGATGGCGAACTATCCCGATGAAAAGGGCCGCATCATGCTTAACGTGCGGATTGCGACGCCACCTTCAGCCAATGTGCCACCGGGTAAGATGTCTTCTTACATCTTTAACCTCAAGGCGGGGGATAAGGTGACCATCTCTGGTCCATTCGGCGAGTTCTTTGTGAAAGAAACCGATGCGGAAATGGTCTTTATCGGCGGTGGTGCGGGCATGGCACCGATGCGCTCACATATTTTCGATCAGCTAAAGAGTAAAAAGACCAAGCGTAAGATGAGCTTCTGGTACGGTGCCCGCTCAACCCGTGAGGTATTTTACCAACAAGATTTCGATGCATTAGCGGCTGAAAATGACAACTTTGTCTGGCATGTGGCACTGTCGGAGCCGCTACCAGAGGATAACTGGACGGGTTACACAGGCTTTATCCATAATGTGATTTACGAAAATTACCTTAAACATCATAAGGCACCAGAGGATTGCGAGTATTACATGTGTGGCCCACCGATCATGAACTCCTCGGTGATCCGTATGCTCGAAAGCCTAGGGGTTGAGCCTGAAAATATCCTGCTCGATGACTTTGGTGATTAA
- the nqrE gene encoding NADH:ubiquinone reductase (Na(+)-transporting) subunit E, translating into MEHYINLFLQATFLDNMALSFFLGMCTFLAVSKKVSTAFGLGVAVIVVMTLAVPLNQLIYVKVLAPGALAWAGMPGIDLSYLQLITFIGVIAALVQILEMFLDKYIPSLYDSLGIFLPLLTVNCAIFAGVIFMANRDYNFAESAVFAMGSGTGWALAIVMLAGLRERMKFHAIPEGLQGIGITFITTGLMALGFMSFSGISL; encoded by the coding sequence ATGGAACACTATATTAATCTGTTTTTACAGGCCACATTCTTAGACAACATGGCGCTGTCGTTCTTCCTCGGTATGTGTACCTTTTTAGCCGTGTCTAAAAAGGTGTCGACCGCCTTCGGCTTAGGCGTTGCGGTTATCGTGGTGATGACCTTAGCCGTGCCCTTAAACCAACTGATCTATGTGAAGGTGTTAGCACCGGGCGCATTGGCTTGGGCGGGCATGCCTGGCATCGACTTAAGTTACCTGCAACTGATCACCTTTATCGGTGTGATTGCGGCCTTAGTGCAAATCCTTGAAATGTTTTTAGATAAATACATTCCAAGCCTGTATGACTCCCTTGGAATCTTCCTGCCACTGCTCACCGTAAACTGTGCGATTTTTGCTGGGGTGATCTTTATGGCTAACCGTGATTACAACTTTGCCGAATCTGCGGTGTTTGCCATGGGTTCGGGCACGGGTTGGGCGCTGGCGATTGTGATGCTGGCAGGGCTGCGTGAACGGATGAAGTTTCATGCGATTCCCGAAGGCTTACAGGGGATTGGTATCACCTTTATTACCACAGGGTTGATGGCACTTGGCTTTATGTCTTTCTCGGGGATCTCGCTGTAA
- a CDS encoding NADH:ubiquinone reductase (Na(+)-transporting) subunit D — protein MSNSLSMRDMLAGPVFANNPVAMQVLGVCSALAVSNSMQTAVVMTLAVTFVLVFSNLIISAIRNFIPNSVRIIAQMTVIASLVIIVDMVLQDVAYELSKQLSVFVGLIITNCIIMGRAEAFAMKYPPHLAVVDAVGNAAGYGLVLISVAFVRELLGTGNLFGHSVLTTVENGGWYLPNEMFKLPPSAFFLIGLLIWSINVIQRKRG, from the coding sequence ATGAGCAACAGTTTATCCATGCGGGACATGCTAGCAGGCCCTGTATTTGCCAATAACCCAGTGGCGATGCAAGTGCTGGGCGTATGTTCGGCGCTGGCGGTGAGTAACTCCATGCAGACGGCCGTGGTAATGACACTGGCGGTGACCTTCGTACTGGTGTTCTCTAACCTTATCATCTCTGCCATTCGCAACTTTATCCCTAACAGTGTGCGGATTATTGCCCAGATGACGGTGATTGCCTCCTTGGTGATTATCGTCGATATGGTGTTGCAGGATGTGGCTTACGAGCTATCTAAACAACTCTCTGTATTTGTTGGGTTAATCATCACTAACTGTATCATCATGGGCCGCGCAGAAGCCTTTGCGATGAAGTATCCACCTCACTTAGCCGTGGTCGATGCCGTGGGTAATGCGGCGGGTTATGGCCTAGTGCTGATCAGTGTGGCCTTTGTGCGTGAGCTGTTAGGTACGGGCAATCTATTTGGTCATAGCGTGTTGACTACGGTTGAAAACGGCGGCTGGTACTTACCCAATGAGATGTTTAAGTTGCCCCCAAGCGCCTTCTTCCTGATTGGCCTGCTGATCTGGAGCATTAACGTGATCCAGCGTAAACGCGGTTAA
- a CDS encoding Na(+)-translocating NADH-quinone reductase subunit C produces MVFKKDTVVGTMIFTITLCLLCSFMITGTAGVLKERKLAKKRDELQRYVLMAADVNIGQGNEFREIFAKSVKPLLINLDTGKVDSDANVLDFDERMAAINPETSSAPKKDIAKIKTRANDARVFKVFDDSGKLSSVVVPFYGKGLWSMIYGYVAVEPDFNTIKGMVVYEHGETPGIGDFVTDPHWLSLWKGKQLFDEKGKFAMRLVKGGAKEGDVHGVDAVSGATMTGRGVQRAMEFWFGVEGFQTFFNQLKASAEQGELGGAK; encoded by the coding sequence ATGGTATTTAAGAAAGATACTGTGGTGGGGACCATGATCTTCACCATCACGCTCTGCCTTTTGTGCTCCTTTATGATCACCGGCACCGCAGGCGTGTTGAAAGAGCGCAAGCTCGCGAAAAAACGCGATGAGTTACAACGTTATGTGTTGATGGCGGCCGATGTAAATATTGGCCAAGGCAATGAGTTTAGAGAGATTTTTGCTAAATCTGTTAAGCCATTATTGATTAATCTTGACACAGGCAAAGTGGACTCCGATGCCAATGTACTCGACTTTGACGAGCGCATGGCGGCGATTAACCCAGAAACCTCAAGCGCCCCTAAAAAGGATATCGCCAAAATCAAGACCCGCGCCAACGATGCCCGCGTGTTTAAGGTGTTCGATGACAGCGGCAAATTATCCAGCGTAGTAGTGCCTTTCTACGGTAAAGGGCTGTGGTCGATGATCTACGGTTACGTGGCCGTCGAGCCTGACTTTAATACTATTAAAGGCATGGTGGTTTACGAGCACGGTGAAACCCCTGGTATCGGTGACTTTGTGACTGACCCACATTGGTTATCCCTGTGGAAGGGTAAACAACTCTTTGATGAAAAAGGTAAGTTTGCGATGCGCCTCGTGAAAGGCGGTGCCAAAGAGGGCGATGTGCACGGTGTTGATGCTGTGAGTGGCGCGACTATGACTGGCCGTGGCGTGCAGCGCGCAATGGAGTTTTGGTTTGGCGTTGAGGGGTTCCAAACCTTCTTCAACCAATTAAAAGCATCGGCTGAACAAGGTGAGTTGGGAGGTGCAAAATGA
- a CDS encoding NADH:ubiquinone reductase (Na(+)-transporting) subunit B yields the protein MTTQPKKPDLQDDYYATGKSMKGFVRSLVIASGRSTKGQVHVRDAIDVKRTMTLVGLCLLPAILFGLYNVGLQAQLALASGLTTPETWKLALFNALSGGLSAETGVIGLFLYGLSFYLPIYLTALLTSLFWEVVFAKVRRQELHEGFFVTALLFTLILPVSIPLWLVVMGISFGVVIAKELFGGMGYNFLNPALAGLAFIYFAYPSEVSTVKQLVAVDGFSGATALAQAAAGKLQFADYAWYSAFSDPNWWNNFFGFTVGAIGETSTLAVLLGGLLLLITRLADWRIVVGVMLGMIATATLFNVIGSSTNQMMAMPWTWHLVTGGFAIAMMFMATDPVTTSYTRQGKFAYGALIGFMTILIRVANPKMPEGVMLAILFANLWAPLFDYLVARANIKRRVKRHGI from the coding sequence ATGACGACACAACCTAAAAAACCTGATTTACAGGACGACTACTACGCCACGGGGAAATCGATGAAGGGCTTTGTGCGCTCATTGGTGATCGCCAGTGGTCGCAGCACTAAGGGACAAGTACACGTACGTGACGCCATTGACGTAAAACGTACCATGACCTTAGTGGGCCTTTGTTTATTACCCGCCATTTTATTTGGCTTATATAACGTAGGGTTACAGGCACAGCTCGCACTAGCAAGCGGCTTAACCACGCCAGAAACCTGGAAACTCGCGCTGTTTAATGCCTTAAGCGGTGGCTTAAGTGCCGAGACAGGTGTGATTGGCCTGTTCCTCTACGGCTTAAGTTTTTATCTGCCGATTTACTTAACGGCCTTGCTGACCAGCCTGTTCTGGGAAGTGGTGTTTGCCAAGGTGCGTCGCCAAGAATTGCACGAAGGCTTCTTCGTCACTGCCTTGTTATTTACGCTGATTTTACCCGTTTCGATTCCACTCTGGCTGGTGGTGATGGGGATTAGTTTTGGGGTAGTGATTGCCAAAGAGCTGTTTGGTGGCATGGGATACAACTTCCTTAACCCCGCATTAGCAGGTTTAGCGTTTATCTATTTTGCCTACCCTTCTGAAGTGTCAACCGTTAAGCAACTGGTTGCCGTAGATGGCTTTTCAGGCGCGACTGCCTTAGCACAAGCCGCTGCCGGTAAGTTGCAATTTGCCGATTACGCTTGGTACAGCGCCTTTAGCGATCCTAACTGGTGGAATAATTTCTTCGGCTTTACCGTAGGCGCGATTGGTGAAACCAGCACGCTTGCTGTTTTGCTCGGTGGGTTATTACTGCTTATCACCCGTTTAGCCGACTGGCGCATCGTGGTGGGTGTGATGCTGGGCATGATTGCCACTGCAACCTTGTTCAATGTTATTGGTTCAAGCACTAACCAGATGATGGCAATGCCTTGGACATGGCACTTAGTCACGGGCGGCTTTGCTATCGCGATGATGTTTATGGCGACCGATCCGGTAACGACCTCTTACACCCGCCAAGGCAAGTTTGCCTACGGCGCGCTGATTGGTTTTATGACCATCCTTATCCGTGTGGCTAACCCCAAAATGCCAGAAGGCGTGATGTTAGCCATCCTGTTCGCCAACCTGTGGGCACCACTGTTCGATTATCTGGTGGCCCGTGCCAACATCAAACGGAGAGTAAAACGTCATGGTATTTAA